The window GAAAAATACTATCATACTCCTCACTACTTAAACGTTTACTGAAAACATTGTTATCATAGGTAGGAAATGATAGCAGCGCTTTAATGCCCCCGGTTTTTGGTTCCATAATTATAATCACACCTTTTGTTTTCTTTCTATTTTTTGCTAATTCGTTAAAAACTGCAAAAGCTTTTTTTTGCAAGTCAATATCTAAATGTAACAATAAATCCGAGCCCGATTGGGCATCGCGCCAAGAAATAACTTTCAATTCTCGGCCCTTGGCATTCACCTCAATATTTTTGATACCCACTTGACCGCGTAAATTTACTTCATATTTTTTTTCCAGTCCTCCCTTGCCCAACCAATCAATTAATTGGTAATTTTGCTCTTGTAAAGAGCTATATTCATCCTCAGTAATTTTTCCTAGATAACCCATTAATTGGCTAGTCTCATTGCTATAAATATACTGTCTCACTGACCGTTCTTGCACTTCAAAGCCAGACCATTCCTGTTCTTTAATCTTAAAAGCAATAGCTTGTTGGTCATCTAAATTTTCTACTAAATCCATCGTTTGATAGCTCATTTGTCTGGCGTTTTCTATTTTTTTTAACAATTCAGTTTGTTGCTCTCCTGTCTTATCTGCTATCTCTTTGGTAATTCGCTGAATAACCGCAGTATTGGAACTAACATATGCGGGTGTAAAAAATAGCGAATAGCTCGGTATATTGCGAACCAATAACTGATCGTGATCATCAAAAATTAAACCACGTTTAGGCATAATAATCACTTCTTTCAACCTATTTCCCTCAGCAACACCACGGTAGTAATCACCACGCCAAAGTTGTAAATATGATGTCCTACCTAGTAGTATAAAAAAACTTATAATTAAAATCGCCAGTAAAAAAATTATTTTACCGGGGGTTATATTTTCCCATAACCAAATACTCTGATCATTACTATTAGGTATATAACCATCTCGCCAAATTGACTGATTGGCATCCTTCAATAAATAGCCTTTCACTGGTTGGCCAGATAATTTAATATTAAAAGGGTCACGATTAGCGTTCATTTTTTACTTTTCTTGTTACTGATTAATCGGAAACTATAAATGATTACTAACAATAAAAAGTTTAATAATAAATAATAACCAAACTGACTGGTATTAAATTGATTGATTGTTGTATCGCGCCAAAAATTTAGTAAAACTAATAATAAATAATCCAACCAAAAATATAAGCTGCAAGCTAATAAACCAAATAATGACCAACTAAGAAAATTTTTAAAGACAAACCACCGACTAAAAAAATAAACATTAAATAAATAAATAATTAACAGAGAAATTGTATTAACCGCGGGTAAATTATAAACTAAATCCAGACAAATTCCCGCAGCAATCCAGAGGTAAATATTTCGTGTATCATGATAATGATAAAAAAATAACAATTCCCACAACAATAGTGGCCAGAGAGTACCAAATACACCCCAAGCAGAAATTATTCCCACCTGCATTAAAAAAATAACTACAGTTAATGAGCTGATATAAATTTTATGGTGCATAAACTTATTCAATAACAATCGAAACGTTTTGTATTTTTTTATAATCAACCGCGGGAATAATCTCAGCTTTTTGATACAAATCGTTTTGATTATTAATAATACTACCAATTTTACCAATAATATACCGATGCTTAATTCTTTCCTCTAAACCTGAGCTATAAATCAAATCGTTAACAGCAATCACATCGCTAGCGGGAATCATGTCCATGATTAATCCGAGTCCCAAATTTCCTCTTAATAAACCCTGAGTTTCATGGACATTACCAATAACTGCTGCGACTACTGACTGATGATTACTAAGCAAGGCGACAATAGCTCTTTTCTCATCCATCTGCAAAATCTTGCCAATCAATACGCCATTATCAATAACTACCGCCTGACCAATAGCTAGACCATCGCTCAAACCTTTATCGATCATCAATAAATCCGATTGAAATAATTGTTTA of the Candidatus Komeilibacteria bacterium CG_4_10_14_0_2_um_filter_37_10 genome contains:
- the mrdA gene encoding penicillin-binding protein 2 → MNANRDPFNIKLSGQPVKGYLLKDANQSIWRDGYIPNSNDQSIWLWENITPGKIIFLLAILIISFFILLGRTSYLQLWRGDYYRGVAEGNRLKEVIIMPKRGLIFDDHDQLLVRNIPSYSLFFTPAYVSSNTAVIQRITKEIADKTGEQQTELLKKIENARQMSYQTMDLVENLDDQQAIAFKIKEQEWSGFEVQERSVRQYIYSNETSQLMGYLGKITEDEYSSLQEQNYQLIDWLGKGGLEKKYEVNLRGQVGIKNIEVNAKGRELKVISWRDAQSGSDLLLHLDIDLQKKAFAVFNELAKNRKKTKGVIIIMEPKTGGIKALLSFPTYDNNVFSKRLSSEEYDSIFQSDERPLLNRSIAGQYPSGSTIKPLIAVAALQEGVVTEQTTFNSTGGIHYDQWFFPDWKAGGHGITNVIKALAQSVNTYFYMIGVEQYNGVTGLGVDRMYSYLTRFGFGQKTGIDLPSEAIGLVPNREWKWENKKEPWYPGDSMHMAIGQGELLVTPIQLAAYVSALANQGTYLKPKVVKAIKENGQLILLDPEVYQTGLFSASNIDIVRRGMREAVLAGSAQQIKSPNYTAAGKTGTAQAQTDKPTHSWFVGFAPYENPEIAWTVLVENGGESTDLAVPIMKRILEYYFSQLADK
- the mreC gene encoding rod shape-determining protein MreC produces the protein MLGKKTYKISLLIICLIGVLIFAITDLWQPIRNAINFFLMPAQGYLFNVGQRTYATFNNIFAQDNLLKTNEVLSQQLLSCSIDQVKLLELRKENDFLRKQLNYKNENNSQLIIARVIGKQLFQSDLLMIDKGLSDGLAIGQAVVIDNGVLIGKILQMDEKRAIVALLSNHQSVVAAVIGNVHETQGLLRGNLGLGLIMDMIPASDVIAVNDLIYSSGLEERIKHRYIIGKIGSIINNQNDLYQKAEIIPAVDYKKIQNVSIVIE